The sequence below is a genomic window from Halolamina litorea.
GTCGATCACCGAGCCGCGATCCGAGTCGGTGACGCCGCCGCGGTGAGTCACCGCCGCCACGTCGAGGCGCTCCCGGACGGTCACGTCCCCGAAGTCCGCGACGGCGCCGAAGCGGGTCCCCTCGAAGTCCCCGGAGGTGAACGTCGCGTCGCCGAAATCGGCGTCGTCGACGAAGACGGCGTCGACGAACGTCGCGCTGTCGCGGTAGTGGTTGGCGTCGCCGAGGAACTCCGCGCCGCGGAACGCGACCGGCGAGCGGAAGGCCGTCTCCGAGAAGTCCGAGTCGGCGACGAAGCGTGCCTCGTCGAACGTCGCCTCGCCGACGAACGTCGCACCCGGGAAGTCCGCGTCGTCGTCGAACCGGACGTGTTCGAACTCGGCGAGCCCCTTGAAGTCGGCCTCCGTGAACGAGGCGTACCGGAAGCTCGCGTGGTCGAACGCAGCGCGGTCGCCGAACGTCACCCGGTCGAAGGAGGCGTCGTCCTTGATGATCCGTGTCCCCCCCGAGAAGACGGCGCCGCGGAACAGCGCCGCGCCCTCGACGACGCCGTCGTCGAACACCGCGTCGCCGCCGAAGCGGGCCTCGTCGAACGTCGCGCCCCGGGCGAACCAGACCCGGCGGAACCCCGCGTCACCCTCGAACCCCGCCTCGTGGAACGTCGCCTCGCCCTCGAAGCTGGCGTCGGCGAAGCGCACGAAGCCGAACCCGGCCTGCGTGAAGTCAGCGCCCGAGGCGAAGCGGGCGCCGGCGAAGCTGGTGTTGTCCTCCAGCCGGTTCGAACTGCCGTGGAACTCCGCGCCCCGAGCCGAGAGTTCGCCGCTGAAGGTGGCGTTGTCGGCGGTGAGTTGGTCGTCGAAGGTGGCGCCGTCGAGGTCGACCCCGCCGCCGAAGTCGGCGTTCGTGAGGTCCACATCCTCGCGGAAGCGGGTCTCGGGCATCGAGGCGTCGCCGATCACCGTGAGGTCCGCACCGGAGAGGCGGTCGAACTTCGTCTCGTCGAAGCGCACGCCCGTCACCTCGGCGTCGTCGAGCAACAGGGGCACCTGCACGTCGGCGTGGTCCACGTCGAGGTGGCCGGTGATGGTCGCCCCGCGGAGGTCGATCGGGTGGTTGTCGTCGCCGCCGACGACGGCGTAGGAGAGCGAGAGCCCCGGGAGCGTCGCCCCCGAGAGGTCCTTCTGCTCGCGGTCGCCGTCGATCACGGCGGCGTAGAAGGCCGCCCGGACGGCGTCGTCGGTGACCCCGCGTGCGCGCCGCTGGTCGGGGGAGAGTCGGAGGATTTCGGTATCGACCTGTTCGGTCGTCGGCCGTGCCGGCACGTCGTCGCGTTCCCCCTCGCGTCGACGCTTCGTCATTGCTGGAACGCACACAACCAACCGGGAAAAAAGAGAAGGGCGGCCGTGTGTCGCCGGCACACGGCGACGGGAGCGTTTCGCGTGGTGGCCGCCGCGCCGTCGGGCGCGCGGCGGCGCCTGCCGGCGAAACCCC
It includes:
- a CDS encoding pentapeptide repeat-containing protein: MTKRRREGERDDVPARPTTEQVDTEILRLSPDQRRARGVTDDAVRAAFYAAVIDGDREQKDLSGATLPGLSLSYAVVGGDDNHPIDLRGATITGHLDVDHADVQVPLLLDDAEVTGVRFDETKFDRLSGADLTVIGDASMPETRFREDVDLTNADFGGGVDLDGATFDDQLTADNATFSGELSARGAEFHGSSNRLEDNTSFAGARFASGADFTQAGFGFVRFADASFEGEATFHEAGFEGDAGFRRVWFARGATFDEARFGGDAVFDDGVVEGAALFRGAVFSGGTRIIKDDASFDRVTFGDRAAFDHASFRYASFTEADFKGLAEFEHVRFDDDADFPGATFVGEATFDEARFVADSDFSETAFRSPVAFRGAEFLGDANHYRDSATFVDAVFVDDADFGDATFTSGDFEGTRFGAVADFGDVTVRERLDVAAVTHRGGVTDSDRGSVIDMSGISFPEGRIVQPAEGWVRYDLTKASLGEVELTCASAGDERELLDYFRFCDTEFTEFDGKNFDFGAHLSYLERNNWVLHTFAGETAPDVELTMTADVIERTYLKAKNCASLTGDTTAAGEFRVKRQQFSRRKNLDVAGDPEAAPTARVRNLVRAGENAFLEVTCGHGMRLLRIVAIFLLLPLFPALLFAFGGPAFATTAGQIGSLSALFTAEGQHTLYQAVRFSYVTYTTIAYGQINPIGGLAVAVATIEAYLSAVFAALVVYALVERSEV